The nucleotide window gtgtcctctgtcctcagcagGACAGAGGACACAGGAGCTGAGGGAAAAACACTCACATGACTTTTGATATTAAAACTGAATCTGTCATCATTCACAGTTTCTAATACAGAACAGGGCAGGCACAGAATATAGATATATGTCAAATATGAGATGCAGCTGTCAATAGAATATGAGATGTATGTGCATTTTACAAAATTACACAGCAGGCAAAAAAAGTTATTTACCTTGAATGAACAACTGTAGAGTCCGCTGCTCTGATCTCTGTCCACTTGAATCATATGTTTGGAGGGTATATTCACCACTGTCATTCCTGCTCAGGTTATTGATCCTAAATGTTCCATCACTAAAAGAGGATCTGTTTTCTATCTGGTTAAtcagttttttgttctttcctCCCTGGAGtattgctgttttgttgttcttgctCCATTCATATCTAAATATTTCTGAGGTGCTGTCCATCAGCTGGAGGACCACAGTTCCTCCCAAAGCTCCATAACACTGAGCTCCATCCTGTCTGCCATCACAGGAGGTTTCCACACCTGGAACATTGACAATTGAAAAATGATGTTGTTTGGCCACTTGAAGGCAGCAGAAAGAAGCTACTGACACAACActgaaatgctttttaaaaataattttgggTGGGCATTTTAttaattctttttatttatttatctatttgaTATGGACATCACAATAACACTGCTTAATAacaatgctttttttaaaatcatatcgaccactttttaaataatttttggGGGGCCAGTTTCTTACTAACTGCAAACACCCACTGTGATATGTGTGTCCTATTGTCAGTGTTATAATGATCAAGTTCAAGTCGTATGCCCATGATGTTCTGCCTCACCTTTACAGGTAGATATATTTTCTTCTCTGGAGACACTACTGATGTGATTCCTGACTGAACAGACCAGACGTCCTGAGACGTCTTGTTTCAGAATGATGTTGTTAGTCTCATGATTTCCAGAGAGGAGCTcagcatctgtcagtgtgtgtccatCCAGAGTCCAGCTGTACTGAGGACTGTCCCCTCCCTCAGAGGAACAGGACACCCTCGTCCATCCCTGGGACAGACACTCAGAGACCAGCAGGACAGAGGACACAGGAGCTGAGGGAAAAACACttacatgatgtttttatctcACTGGAATCAGTTTCTCATACGGAACAGGGCAGGCATAGAATACAGATACATGGAGACTATGACAAACATCTATCAATAGAAGATGAGATGTATGTGGTCTATCTATATTATTAAATTACACAgcagacaaaaagcaaaaacaggtTTTTACCTTGAATGAACAACTGTAGAGTCCGTTGCTCTGATCTCTGTCCACTTGAATCATATGTTTGGAGGGTATATTCACCACTGTCAGTCCTGCTCAGGTTATTGATCCTAAATGTTCCATCACTGGGAGTAAAGAAGGACCTGTCGTCTATCACATTAAACACAATGttattcttttttcccctgagtattgttattattttgttcttCTTCCATTCATATCTAAATATTTCTGAGGTGCTGTCCATCAGCTGGAGGACCACAGTTCCTCCCAAAGCTCCATAACACTGAGCTCCATCCTGTCTGCCATCACAGTAGGCTTCCACACCTGGAACATTGACAATTGAAAAatgagatttattttaaaaatgctatttttttttgtttttgttgtttggccCCTTGAAGGCAGCAGAAAGAAGCTactgacacaacactgacatatcaacccctttttaaaaataaaaaggggtTCACActgtgtcctctgtcctcagcagGACAGAGGACACAGGAGCTGAGGGAAAAACACTCACATGACTTTTGATATTAAAACTGAATCTGTCATCATTCACAGTTTCTAATACAGAACAGGGCAGGCACAGAATATAGATATATGTCAAATATGAGATGCAGCTGTCAATAGAATATGAGATGTATGTGCATTTTACAAAATTACACAGTAGGCAAAAAAAGTTATTTACCTTGAATGAACAACTGTAGAGTCCGTTGCTCTGATCTCTGTCCACTTGAATCATATGTTTGGAGGGTATATTCACCACTGTCAGTCCTGCTCAGGCTATTGATCCTAAATGTTCCATCACTAAAAGAGGATCTCTTTTCTATCTGGTTAAtcagttttttgttctttcctCCCTGGAGtattgctgttttgttgttcttgctCCATTCATATCTAAATATTTCTGAGGCGCTGTCCATCAGCTGGAGGACCACAGTTCCTCCCAAAGCTCCATAACACTGAGCTCCATCCTGTCTGCCATCACAGGAGGTTTCCACACCTgatgatagaaaaaaaatgtgatcatttcatgtttatttctAAATGTAAGACATTTGCAATGTTTTATAAACAtgcaaatattaacattttaaatcataCCATAAACCATAATCATTACACACATTAATGAGGAAGTCACTGGTCACATCAGTTTGAATCATGTGCTCAAAAGTCCATTTACTCTTGTGAATCTTTTATTTGAAACAAGTCAAattataaaaattattttatatgtgacagtaaagttaattttttcacttaaatttaaaccaaaaaagctttcagtttatttcagcatcaaacatcTATGGCAGTCAACTGTAGTTCAAAGTTGAAAAACATgattatatttaattaatttatgtgTCATAATTCTTATATGAATTTGGTCTCTGTGTTTGAGCTCCATAACACATCACTGAAGATGTACCCACTGACTATACTTAATCCCATAAACTGTGTCAAATGATGAATAAAGTTGAGCAGCTCACCATGAGAGACTCTGAGCAGCATCAGCAACAGTCCAAACACAGCTTCCATGTCTCCTCACTGTTCAGCCTCTGTTGACCTGGTTAGCAGCTTTCAGACAAACTCCTTTTCTTCACCCAAAAGCAAACATGTACGTCCTACACTGACcagtctgaaatgaaatgttactGATCAGCCTCAGAACAAAAGTTATGAAAACTGAATCTGTGAAGGTGAAAAGGGAAGTGAATTCAACATGGTCATTatgtaaatgattttttatGTCCTCTACCTCCTGTACTTGCTGTTTTCACTTCCTCACATCTTTCATTTCTCAAATTAATGTTCCTCTatctttcagtttgttttttgtatttttatacagACAGCAGAAAACGtattgaacaaaaacaacaaaacagcatgTCATCCCTCTCAGGGTGTCTGACACGTAGATACACAGagagatatttatttattcaatgaACAAAACTGTGCTCTGCCATCACACTGAGATTTGAGGAGGATGATTCTACATATAAACTGTGTATTTGTACTGACAGGGAAAAGGACATGGATCCAAAGAacattttcaaagctttttGAAGATGTTCATTTTATTGATGGTTGTTGTGTCATTCTGACCATAGGTTTGGATTCCCAAGTAACGCTCACGCTGTGCTTCTTTGTCTGATCAATCCTCTGTCACCCTCTACTGGCATCTGATGGATAAAGGAAAATGACAGTGTACGTCCATAAACATGAGAGACTGTGTTTCAGTCACTTCTCTGGAGgcagtaatagtaatagtaagcCGCAGcgtgaaaatgttttctctctctctgcatggtCTCAGCAAACTGTTTTATGGAGCAGAGTTATCTTTAAATAGCAGTAAAGACCatataaagcagcagaggaaatcTCAGCCTCACTAATATGGTGGATGAGTCTGGAAGTTTTTtgaaaaaccaaaataaagatCAGCAGTTATTAAATGTATAATCTGTGATTATAAGGTTAGATTACTTCAATCTACAACACATGGTTGATTGATGGGCTgaatattgtttttgtatttaaaaaaagacaatagaAAATAACTTAAGTGAAGCTTttattgtttaatgttttaaaatgtttgtttacatcagtaactttttcccaaatgttatccaatgagaaaaaaaacaattaatgacatcactcactcacttatAAGTCAAACAAACACTTCATTTATGTTTGTGAATATACCTGTAATTTACCAAACACACCATATACATAATGTTTAGATATATTCAAcatgtgaaaaaagaaataattgtcAATAATTACAGTGTAGCTGTACAAAAGCTAAATATATGAAATCTATCTATATCTACAGTGAATCAATTTCCAAATAAAATCGTGAGTTGAATTTCTATATAACAATACAAGCTTTATTTACAGTGCCACATTTAGTCCCAATAAATGAAAGTACTGCCACCAGTGACTTCAAACCACATACGAGCAGAGACTGATCTGTTCAGACAAGAGGCACAAAGACCAGGTGTTACATTAGCACAGCAACAGCTAAGCTCATTTTAAATGATACGATGATGCTCCAGTCTCCTTAGTGGAGGTTTCAGTTACTGTCAGCAGTCTCTTTAGTAactgagtttttatttctgttttaagaGCGGGATGAAATTATGATGAAGTTATTGATTGCAAATCATAACATAAACCATAATcattaaacacattaatgagGAAGTCATTGGTCACATCAGTTTGAATCATGTGCTCAAAAGTTTAATTCCATTTACTCTTGccaatttttttatttgaaactcAGTCACAAGTCAAattataaaaattattttatatgtgacagtaaagttAATTTCTTCACttaaaattaaaccaaaaaagcTTTCCGTttatttcagcatcaaacatcTATGGCAGTCAACTGTAGTTCAAAGTTGAAAAACATgattatatttaattaatttatgtgTCATAATTCTTATATGAATTTGGTCTCTGTGCTCGAGCTCCATCACACAACACATCACTGAAGATGTACCCACTGACTATACTTAATCACAAACATATTGCTGATATATAaagtcaaatattaaaaattgaCACATGAATAAAGTTGAGCAGCTCACCATGAGAGACTCTGAGCAGCATCAGCAACAGTCCAAACACAGCTTCCATGTCTCCTCACTGTTCAGCCTCTGTTGACCTGGTTAGCAGCTTTCAGACAAACTCCTCTTCTTCACCCAAAAGCAAACATGTACGTCCTACACTGACCAGTCTGAAATGATTAGTGATCAACtttagaaaaactgaaactaagCAGTGTGGTGTTATAATTATACATTTGGCAGGGGAAACAGGAAGCACTAACACTCAGTACTTGCAAAGTTACTGACACTAGAGACAAGTTAATGTGCGTCATCTGTTGCAGCCACAGGCGTGTTGTTATATGTATATTCAGAAAAACATCACTGACTTTTTcacctttgaaaaagtgaaattcAACATAATAAACTCAAGTAAAAGGAGTTTTAGCAGGACAGTTGATGTCTTGTTCAAACACAGAAGCCTGTATGCACTTGAAGAAAACTGTATAGAGGCCAGTTTAACTATCATCAGGACAAACATATTTATGTCATCCACAACatagtcaagtcaattttatttataaagcgTCAATTGACAGCAGAAGTTATttcgaggcactgtacatatagagcaggtctagaccgtactctttagcTTATAATAGTAAAGGAAGCAGGATATCATACTGGTCTCAACTGGTCATGTCACctccacatttatttttgaacagATGTTCAAATTATTGTCCTTTAAAACTTTCTTTCCAGTTTCATTTACAACTTGTGTGTGGACTTAAATAAAGTGTCCTAGAGTACTGGGGCAGTGCCCTCGAACAGTTGCTTGAGACCAAACTTTTAGCAGAAGTTTTCTGAAGTTCTGTTTATGACAATTTACATATTAAGTTTCACCATACTACACAAAAAAAGATTGTTATTGCACTCAGCTATGAAGGAAGTGAAACAAAGTTTAAGTTGAAGTTAAGTTTTACAAAGTAAAACTACATAAATGAGACATACTTTCCTAGCTACTCTTTTATTCTATTATTTCTGTCACTTatattctgtctgtttcacttcATCAAAATTAAATCAGTGGACATACAGTCCaatgcatgttctccctgtgcctgcgtgggttctccGGCTTcgtcccacagtccaaagacatgcagcttaggttaactgataactctaaattgcccataggtgtgagtgtggatggttgtttgtctatatatgttggccctgcgatgcCCTGGcaatctgtacagggtgtaccctgcctctcacccaatgacagcttggataggctccagcccccccgtcgcccttaacggataagcagtatagataatggatggacgGACGGATACAGTCCaatcattaaaatatttgtaCAGTGCTTGTGTGAACACAGTGTTAAATCTTTCTTTGTAATGAGACATATAATCCTAAACATGAAAAGTTTCTGATCtcatttttagttttacatTGGTTAACTCTCAACTCTTCTACACCATTTTATATTCACAGAAAGGTACACATTACTGAAAACAACCGTTTCTGCAACTAAGATATATATctatatagatagatagatagataatagatttttttttttttactataggCCTAAGAGGAAGCATCTCATTAAAGTTTAAGAAAGAGATCAAAACTACAAAGATTTACACCAGTTTATTCTCATCTGTCACCTCAGAAATATGGTTACACAGCTGCAACAGTTACAGCTGCTTTTCTGAAATTAGATCAACATGATGTACACGCATTTcaccaaccacaaccacaaccacctACCAACCAACCTTTCTCAAAATCTTTTTCAGATGCAAAGGGAAAACTCCATTCTGTTCCAGCTCCTATGTAAATACTAAAATCCCTGCTTGCTGTTGGTTCATGGTGACTTTAGATCAGTATCCACTGATGATAACTGTCCACAGGGGAGTTAATTAAAATCCAGACTCATAATGCAGATGCTTATTCTCAGTTATATACGTGaacctgcagaaagagagaataaaacaaaaggatTTAACATTTTCACCAAAATTTCATTGACTGACAGCTGTAATTATCGATTGACCTTTTTGAGAGAACAAGCAAATCTGCTAAATCTTACCTGACTTCTTGCGatgcctgcacacacagcacGAAACAAGAACCAGCATCAGGAGCAGTAGAGCACCTGCTCCAGCACAGACTGGGATCAGGAAGGAAAAAGTTTGTTCTAGGGAGAAGACACCACATTGGCAATTAGACAGTACATATTTACTATCAACCTGTGTGTTATTTATATGTCACATATGTTTAGCACCTCAGTTGCACACATAATTATGCCAATATTGACAAGAATGCCTGATTGGAAAGGAAGTGGTCCTCATGTAACTAATGTAGCAAACAGTATAACATGGCTGATCCACTTTAACTTTGAGCTAGAGCCAGTTTGTTATATTAGTCTGAGGTGGTGGGACCACCAACTACCATTATACACTGACAACAGACTTCAGTTTTGGCTTAGTGCTCCAAAAACAGATCCAAACACGAGTATAAAGGAGCTCAACTTGGCAGACTATCATACAAAACACTTAAATCTGTAGCTGTTGCTATAGTTCAGTCAGAGGCACTAATATTGAGAAACTGATCATTTACAGTGAATGCTCGTACAGTTAGATTTGACTGCAATGTTTCTGCTTCCCTTAATAAACATACATGAACATTACATCCTGGTTAAATTGGCATGAGCGCAATATGATTGGTTAGGAGTACCcacacagctgtgaatgagTCAGTCATTGTAAAGCATGATGCAAACAGCTGGGGCCAATCACCCTACACAAGAGAGACTAAAGTGCTGTGCTTCATTTCACTACAACAGCCACAGGAATAGCTGAATTTTTTGAAAGCTTAGATTTGATTGAATCATTTTGTCTTGCACTCTTCTGTCAGATTACTCTGacaataaacattaaaacaaacactacaAACATGTGAAACTACAACAGGTTTTCACTTGTTGCCATGATTGACATTTTCCAAATCTCTACAGTATTGGTAAAGTACTCACAACACCAAAGCTACTAATGAAAATAACTAAAAAACAGAAGATGACAAATACTGAAAACTCCCGTTAAACCACAGCCAGTTCCTGTGAATGTACCGCAATGACTGTCTCTtcttcaaaatatttttttgttttttttagttttatcaaTGCCAAATAAAGGTCACATATAAATAATCAGTAACTAAAGGGAAAACACTGTCATATTTTCAGAATTCCTGTATAGATTTGGAGTCATATTTATTTGTCCATAATACTAGAAAAAAAGTTACCAGATTGACAGAGTAACATAGTTCTTGGAAGTAGTAGTTTTTTGgaagaaacacaacacacactcacgctaCACTTCATATCAGCAGGCACATGGATCACTGTAAACACTGAGTGCACATTGGATTGTTCAAGATTCTTGGGTTTTCTTCTTTAACCCGGTCTTACATTGCACAAATTGGTGCTTTAAGTTTCATATTTTCACTCTCACATgatgattaaatgttttaatactTACCTTGAACATTCAGTTGAATATTCATTTCTTTCACGAAGAAACCATTTGGATCAAAGACCTCTACGATGTACTGACCCGAATCATTCCTCTCCAAGTTTGTCATCTTGAATGTCCCGTTGTTGATGAAAAACTCTGTTCTGTTTCTAAATGGTTCATATATCGtcaccttttctttcttcagaaCAAAGACCTGTATGGATCCACTGGGAAGCTGTTTATTACACCGCACTTGATAGTTGCTTGCATTGCTTATCACTTGGACAAACACAGGTTCTCCAGGAGGAACAGAGCACAGAGTTGTGTTCTGAGTATGACTACATTTAGTCTCAGCAACTGCAAAGAAACATGAGGAAGTTACATTCAAAAGAATAGGTAAATTAGCTTAAATTATTTCACACACTATGTCAATTGTAATGCAAAATATTCTTTCTTTAATGATGAGGATCTTACCATGAGTTACACTTGCTAACATCAACAGAAGAATTACAACTTGCTCCATATTCCTTTGTCATCCAGAACAAGGCTTTACCTTAAAGAAATCCAAAGAAACTGTGAACTCGACAC belongs to Lates calcarifer isolate ASB-BC8 linkage group LG8, TLL_Latcal_v3, whole genome shotgun sequence and includes:
- the LOC108899225 gene encoding hemicentin-1 isoform X26 → MEAVFGLLLMLLRVSHGVETSCDGRQDGAQCYGALGGTVVLQLMDSASEIFRYEWSKNNKTAILQGGKNKKLINQIEKRSSFSDGTFRINSLSRTDSGEYTLQTYDSSGQRSEQRTLQLFIQGVEAYCDGRQDGAQCYGALGGTVVLQLMDSTSEIFRYEWKKNKIITILRGKKNNIVFNVIDDRSFFTPSDGTFRINNLSRTDSGEYTLQTYDSSGQRSEQRTLQLFIQAPVSSVLLVSECLSQGWTRVSCSSEGGDSPQYSWTLDGHTLTDAELLSGNHETNNIILKQDVSGRLVCSVRNHISSVSREENISTCKGVETSCDGRQDGAQCYGALGGTVVLQLMDSTSEIFRYEWSKNNKTAILQGGKNKKLINQIENRSSFSDGTFRINNLSRNDSGEYTLQTYDSSGQRSEQRTLQLFIQGVEAYCDGRQDGAQCYGALGGTVVLQLMDSASEIFKYEWKKNKTTTIFWGKKTIVTNNIANRSLFTPSDGTFRINNLSRTDSGEYTLQTYDSSGQRSEQRTLQLFIQAPVSSVLLVSECLSQGWTRVSCSSEGGDSPQYSWTLDGHTLTDAELLSGNQTNNIILKQDVSGRLVCSVRNHVSSVSREERISCIFINCNLSNGTHISQWVSAATNTLCIEPTAAPTTETSTVETDHSLLICGLRAAVAVLLLIGIIVYFAWKKKKSMKAEGSAIPGRMENPANSVVMVEM
- the LOC108899225 gene encoding hemicentin-2 isoform X10; the encoded protein is MEAVFGLLLMLLRVSHGVETSCDGRQDGAQCYGALGGTVVLQLMDSASEIFRYEWSKNNKTAILQGGKNKKLINQIEKRSSFSDGTFRINSLSRTDSGEYTLQTYDSSGQRSEQRTLQLFIQGVEAYCDGRQDGAQCYGALGGTVVLQLMDSTSEIFRYEWKKNKIITILRGKKNNIVFNVIDDRSFFTPSDGTFRINNLSRTDSGEYTLQTYDSSGQRSEQRTLQLFIQAPVSSVLLVSECLSQGWTRVSCSSEGGDSPQYSWTLDGHTLTDAELLSGNHETNNIILKQDVSGRLVCSVRNHISSVSREENISTCKGVETSCDGRQDGAQCYGALGGTVVLQLMDSTSEIFRYEWSKNNKTAILQGGKNKKLINQIENRSSFSDGTFRINNLSRNDSGEYTLQTYDSSGQRSEQRTLQLFIQGVEAYCDGRQDGAQCYGALGGTVVLQLMDSASEIFKYEWKKNKTTTIFWGKKTIVTNNIANRSLFTPSDGTFRINNLSRTDSGEYTLQTYDSSGQRSEQRTLQLFIQGVETYCDGRQDGAQCYGALGGTVVLQLMDSASEIFRYEWKKNNKTAILQGGKNKKLINQIENRSSFSDGTFRINNLSRNNSGEYTLQTYDSNGKKSEPQTLQLFIQAPVSSVLLVSECLSQGWTRVSCSSEGGDSPQYSWTLDGHTLTDAELLSGNHETNNIILKQDVSGRLVCSVRNHVSSVSREENISTCKVFINCNLSNGTHISQWVSAATNTLCIEPTAAPTTETSTVGKETVNTVTITNVTSSNQTVTSSIRETDHSLLICGLRAAVAVLLLIGIIVYFAWKKKKSMKAEGSAIPGRMENPANSVVMVEM
- the LOC108899225 gene encoding hemicentin-1 isoform X21 → MEAVFGLLLMLLRVSHGVETSCDGRQDGAQCYGALGGTVVLQLMDSASEIFRYEWSKNNKTAILQGGKNKKLINQIEKRSSFSDGTFRINSLSRTDSGEYTLQTYDSSGQRSEQRTLQLFIQGVEAYCDGRQDGAQCYGALGGTVVLQLMDSTSEIFRYEWKKNKIITILRGKKNNIVFNVIDDRSFFTPSDGTFRINNLSRTDSGEYTLQTYDSSGQRSEQRTLQLFIQAPVSSVLLVSECLSQGWTRVSCSSEGGDSPQYSWTLDGHTLTDAELLSGNHETNNIILKQDVSGRLVCSVRNHISSVSREENISTCKGVETSCDGRQDGAQCYGALGGTVVLQLMDSTSEIFRYEWSKNNKTAILQGGKNKKLINQIENRSSFSDGTFRINNLSRNDSGEYTLQTYDSSGQRSEQRTLQLFIQGVEAYCDGRQDGAQCYGALGGTVVLQLMDSASEIFKYEWKKNKTTTIFWGKKTIVTNNIANRSLFTPSDGTFRINNLSRTDSGEYTLQTYDSSGQRSEQRTLQLFIQAPVSSVLLVSECLSQGWTRVSCSSEGGDSPQYSWTLDGHTLTDAELLSGNQTNNIILKQDVSGRLVCSVRNHVSSVSREERISCIFINCTLSNGTHISQWVSAATNTLCIEPTAAPTTETSTVGKETVNTVTITNVTSSNQTVTSSIRETDHSLLICGLRAAVAVLLLIGIIVYFAWKKKKSMKAEGSAIPGRMENPANSVVMVEM
- the LOC108899225 gene encoding hemicentin-1 isoform X20 translates to MEAVFGLLLMLLRVSHGVETSCDGRQDGAQCYGALGGTVVLQLMDSASEIFRYEWSKNNKTAILQGGKNKKLINQIEKRSSFSDGTFRINSLSRTDSGEYTLQTYDSSGQRSEQRTLQLFIQGVEAYCDGRQDGAQCYGALGGTVVLQLMDSTSEIFRYEWKKNKIITILRGKKNNIVFNVIDDRSFFTPSDGTFRINNLSRTDSGEYTLQTYDSSGQRSEQRTLQLFIQAPVSSVLLVSECLSQGWTRVSCSSEGGDSPQYSWTLDGHTLTDAELLSGNHETNNIILKQDVSGRLVCSVRNHISSVSREENISTCKGVETSCDGRQDGAQCYGALGGTVVLQLMDSTSEIFRYEWSKNNKTAILQGGKNKKLINQIENRSSFSDGTFRINNLSRNDSGEYTLQTYDSSGQRSEQRTLQLFIQGVEAYCDGRQDGAQCYGALGGTVVLQLMDSASEIFKYEWKKNKTTTIFWGKKTIVTNNIANRSLFTPSDGTFRINNLSRTDSGEYTLQTYDSSGQRSEQRTLQLFIQAPVSSVLLVSECLSQGWTRVSCSSEGGDSPQYSWTLDGHTLTDAELLSGNQTNNIILKQDVSGRLVCSVRNHVSSVSREERISCIFINCNLSNGTHISQWVSAATNTLCIEPTAAPTTETSTVGKNNVVAIAGVLLALVILVLVGVAVICSQKKQKNDKPKEETDEQELTYADVRFMQRQGQQVQKRAEVEVEYGQVKFPQRPRQSVERAGDDCLYAQVHKDR
- the LOC108899225 gene encoding hemicentin-1 isoform X15 — encoded protein: MEAVFGLLLMLLRVSHGVETSCDGRQDGAQCYGALGGTVVLQLMDSASEIFRYEWSKNNKTAILQGGKNKKLINQIEKRSSFSDGTFRINSLSRTDSGEYTLQTYDSSGQRSEQRTLQLFIQGVEAYCDGRQDGAQCYGALGGTVVLQLMDSTSEIFRYEWKKNKIITILRGKKNNIVFNVIDDRSFFTPSDGTFRINNLSRTDSGEYTLQTYDSSGQRSEQRTLQLFIQAPVSSVLLVSECLSQGWTRVSCSSEGGDSPQYSWTLDGHTLTDAELLSGNHETNNIILKQDVSGRLVCSVRNHISSVSREENISTCKGVETSCDGRQDGAQCYGALGGTVVLQLMDSTSEIFRYEWSKNNKTAILQGGKNKKLINQIENRSSFSDGTFRINNLSRNDSGEYTLQTYDSSGQRSEQRTLQLFIQGVEAYCDGRQDGAQCYGALGGTVVLQLMDSASEIFKYEWKKNKTTTIFWGKKTIVTNNIANRSLFTPSDGTFRINNLSRTDSGEYTLQTYDSSGQRSEQRTLQLFIQAPVSSVLLVSECLSQGWTRVSCSSEGGDSPQYSWTLDGHTLTDAELLSGNQTNNIILKQDVSGRLVCSVRNHVSSVSREERISCIFINCTLSNGTHISQWVSAATNTLCIELTTAPTTETSTVGKETVNTVTITNVTSSNQTVTSSISDDPWYFRKNNVVAIAGVLLALVILVLVGVAVICSQKKQKNDKPKEETDEQELTYADVRFMQRQGQQVQKRAEVEVEYGQVKFPQRPRQSVERAGDDCLYAQVHKDR
- the LOC108899225 gene encoding hemicentin-2 isoform X13 — encoded protein: MEAVFGLLLMLLRVSHGVETSCDGRQDGAQCYGALGGTVVLQLMDSASEIFRYEWSKNNKTAILQGGKNKKLINQIEKRSSFSDGTFRINSLSRTDSGEYTLQTYDSSGQRSEQRTLQLFIQGVEAYCDGRQDGAQCYGALGGTVVLQLMDSTSEIFRYEWKKNKIITILRGKKNNIVFNVIDDRSFFTPSDGTFRINNLSRTDSGEYTLQTYDSSGQRSEQRTLQLFIQAPVSSVLLVSECLSQGWTRVSCSSEGGDSPQYSWTLDGHTLTDAELLSGNHETNNIILKQDVSGRLVCSVRNHISSVSREENISTCKGVETSCDGRQDGAQCYGALGGTVVLQLMDSTSEIFRYEWSKNNKTAILQGGKNKKLINQIENRSSFSDGTFRINNLSRNDSGEYTLQTYDSSGQRSEQRTLQLFIQGVEAYCDGRQDGAQCYGALGGTVVLQLMDSASEIFKYEWKKNKTTTIFWGKKTIVTNNIANRSLFTPSDGTFRINNLSRTDSGEYTLQTYDSSGQRSEQRTLQLFIQGVETYCDGRQDGAQCYGALGGTVVLQLMDSASEIFRYEWKKNNKTAILQGGKNKKLINQIENRSSFSDGTFRINNLSRNNSGEYTLQTYDSNGKKSEPQTLQLFIQAPVSSVLLVSECLSQGWTRVSCSSEGGDSPQYSWTLDGHTLTDAELLSGNHETNNIILKQDVSGRLVCSVRNHVSSVSREERISCIFINCNLSNGTHISQWVSAATNTLCIEPTAAPTTETSTVETDHSLLICGLRAAVAVLLLIGIIVYFAWKKKKSMKAEGSAIPGRMENPANSVVMVEM
- the LOC108899225 gene encoding hemicentin-1 isoform X18: MEAVFGLLLMLLRVSHGVETSCDGRQDGAQCYGALGGTVVLQLMDSASEIFRYEWSKNNKTAILQGGKNKKLINQIEKRSSFSDGTFRINSLSRTDSGEYTLQTYDSSGQRSEQRTLQLFIQGVEAYCDGRQDGAQCYGALGGTVVLQLMDSTSEIFRYEWKKNKIITILRGKKNNIVFNVIDDRSFFTPSDGTFRINNLSRTDSGEYTLQTYDSSGQRSEQRTLQLFIQAPVSSVLLVSECLSQGWTRVSCSSEGGDSPQYSWTLDGHTLTDAELLSGNHETNNIILKQDVSGRLVCSVRNHISSVSREENISTCKGVETSCDGRQDGAQCYGALGGTVVLQLMDSTSEIFRYEWSKNNKTAILQGGKNKKLINQIENRSSFSDGTFRINNLSRNDSGEYTLQTYDSSGQRSEQRTLQLFIQGVEAYCDGRQDGAQCYGALGGTVVLQLMDSASEIFKYEWKKNKTTTIFWGKKTIVTNNIANRSLFTPSDGTFRINNLSRTDSGEYTLQTYDSSGQRSEQRTLQLFIQAPVSSVLLVSECLSQGWTRVSCSSEGGDSPQYSWTLDGHTLTDAELLSGNQTNNIILKQDVSGRLVCSVRNHVSSVSREERISCIFINCTLSNGTHISQWVSAATNTLCIEPTAAPTTETSTVGKNNVVAIAGVLLALVILVLVGVAVICSQKKQKNDKPKEETDEQELTYADVRFMQRQGQQVQKRAEVEVEYGQVKFPQRPRQSVERAGDDCLYAQVHKDR
- the LOC108899225 gene encoding hemicentin-1 isoform X19 encodes the protein MEAVFGLLLMLLRVSHGVETSCDGRQDGAQCYGALGGTVVLQLMDSASEIFRYEWSKNNKTAILQGGKNKKLINQIEKRSSFSDGTFRINSLSRTDSGEYTLQTYDSSGQRSEQRTLQLFIQGVEAYCDGRQDGAQCYGALGGTVVLQLMDSTSEIFRYEWKKNKIITILRGKKNNIVFNVIDDRSFFTPSDGTFRINNLSRTDSGEYTLQTYDSSGQRSEQRTLQLFIQAPVSSVLLVSECLSQGWTRVSCSSEGGDSPQYSWTLDGHTLTDAELLSGNHETNNIILKQDVSGRLVCSVRNHISSVSREENISTCKGVETSCDGRQDGAQCYGALGGTVVLQLMDSTSEIFRYEWSKNNKTAILQGGKNKKLINQIENRSSFSDGTFRINNLSRNDSGEYTLQTYDSSGQRSEQRTLQLFIQGVEAYCDGRQDGAQCYGALGGTVVLQLMDSASEIFKYEWKKNKTTTIFWGKKTIVTNNIANRSLFTPSDGTFRINNLSRTDSGEYTLQTYDSSGQRSEQRTLQLFIQAPVSSVLLVSECLSQGWTRVSCSSEGGDSPQYSWTLDGHTLTDAELLSGNQTNNIILKQDVSGRLVCSVRNHVSSVSREERISCIFINCTLSNGTHISQWVSAATNTLCIELTTAPTTETSTVGKNNVVAIAGVLLALVILVLVGVAVICSQKKQKNDKPKEETDEQELTYADVRFMQRQGQQVQKRAEVEVEYGQVKFPQRPRQSVERAGDDCLYAQVHKDR